Proteins encoded in a region of the Suncus etruscus isolate mSunEtr1 chromosome 1, mSunEtr1.pri.cur, whole genome shotgun sequence genome:
- the AFMID gene encoding kynurenine formamidase has product MLLSCPACFSRPGTLLPRGLTHPRPVLHGSSLPSFGRRRMAVSSQSEAPWKKFSKEELEIQYSPSKWVVRRGADEALDTFSRLGTQATKEAQATQRNELNVTYGSGDRAKLDIYFPKEDCRACPVFVFCHGGYWQSVSKDESAFMVKPLTARGVTVVIMDYNIAPRGTLDLMVEQVTQSLIFLQQRFPDNKGLYLCGHSAGAHLISMMLLVDWTKQRLTPNLQGLFLVSGIYDLEPIIHTSNNDLLSLTLKDALRNSPQLRLEEEGPKIVVPNLPILVILGQDDSPEFHRQSWEFYQMLQQAGWKAFFQELPELDHFEIIWQMMEDCDLIKIILKTIFPKL; this is encoded by the exons ATGCTTCTGAGCTGCCCAGCCTGCTTCTCTCGGCCTGGCACTTTGCTCCCCCGGGGTCTCACGCATCCCAGGCCAGTGCTCCACGGCAGCTCCCTTCCCAGCTTTGGACGCCGCAGGATGGCTGTGTCCAGCCAGAGCGAGGCCCCCTGGAAAAAGTTCTCCAAGGAG GAGCTGGAGATCCAGTATAGCCCCAGCAAATGGGTGGTCCGAAGGGGAGCAGACGAGGCCCTGGACACCTTCTCGCGCTTAGGAACCCAAG CCACCAAGGAGGCTCAGGCCACGCAGAGGAATGAGCTGAATGTCACCTATGGGTCGGGGGACCGCGCGAAGCTGGACATCTACTTTCCCAAAGAGGACTGTAGGG CCTGTCCTGTGTTCGTGTTCTGTCATGGGGGATACTGGCAGAGCGTAAG TAAGGACGAGTCTGCCTTCATGGTCAAACCGCTGACTGCTCGAGGAGTGACTGTGGTTATCATGGACTACAACATTGCTCCCAGGG GGACCCTAGACCTGATGGTGGAGCAGGTGACCCAGAGCCTCATTTTTCTCCAGCAGCGGTTTCCAGACAACAA GGGGCTCTACCTGTGTGGACACTCAGCCGGGGCCCACCTGATATCCATGATGCTCCTAGTGGATTGGACCAAACAGCGCCTTACCCCCAACTTGCAAG GCCTGTTCCTGGTGAGTGGAATTTATGACCTGGAGCCCATCATACACACATCTAACAACGACCTTCTCTCCTTGACCCT GAAGGATGCTCTCAGGAACAGCCCGCAGCTACGCCTGGAGGAGGAGGGACCCAAGATTGTGGTTCCAAACCTGCCCATCCTGGTGATCCTGGGCCAGGACGACTCCCCGGAGTTCCATCGCCAGTCCTGGGAGTTTTATCAG ATGCTGCAGCAAGCAGGATGGAAGGCTTTCTTCCAGGAATTGCCCGAGTTGGACCACTTCGAGATCATTTGGCAAATGATGGAGGACTGTGACCTGATCAAG ATCATTTTGAAGACAATCTTCCCGAAGCTCTGA
- the BIRC5 gene encoding baculoviral IAP repeat-containing protein 5: MGASSLPAAWQLYLRDRRVATFKNWPFLEGCACTPERMADAGFIHCPTENEPDLAQCFFCFKELEGWEPDDDPLEEHRKHSAGCAFLGVKKPFEDLTLSEFLKLDKERAKNKIAKDASNKQKEFEETAKRVRDSIQQLAAMD; this comes from the exons ATGGGCGCCTCTTCCCTGCCCGCCGCCTGGCAGCTCTACCTGCGGGACCGGCGGGTCGCCACGTTCAAGAACTGGCCGTTCCTCGAGGGCTGCGCATGCACCCCGGAGCGG atggcCGACGCCGGCTTCATCCACTGCCCGACCGAGAACGAGCCCGACCTGGCCCAGTGCTTCTTCTGCTTCAAGGAGCTCGAAGGCTGGGAGCCAGACGACGACCCCCT AGAGGAGCATAGGAAGCATTCTGCAGGCTGTGCCTTCCTGGGCGTCAAGAAGCCCTTTGAAGACTTGACCCTCAGTGAATTTCTGAAGTTGGACAAAGAAAGAGCCAAGAACAAAATT GCCAAGGATGCCAGCAATAAACAGAAAGAATTTGAAGAAACCGCGAAGAGGGTCCGTGATTCCATCCAGCAACTGGCAGCAATGGACTGA